In one Mucilaginibacter ginsenosidivorax genomic region, the following are encoded:
- a CDS encoding ABC transporter permease: MNQKKYSNTKATLAIAKASFRAILRSPSAVVFTLAFPLIFIVVFANIGGGAPSVDVGVAKGCDTAGKVYQQLKQRQLINFITDQSTDDMNKNLAKGQIDAIIDIKPLVPMQPLNIKIQYSQASNKGGILKSILNNISYNAQLAEIAKIQSVSGFKIPEAVHLEETTVSGRAYKYIDFILPGQLGFSILSSGVFGTAFVFLSLRLTLVIKRFFATPVKRSSIVLGEALARITFSLLGALFIILVGHYLFGFTLIHGVITVVNMLVLSAFGLIIFMGFGFIISGIAKNEGTVPPLSNIITMPQFLLSGTFFSVTAFPKWLQVISNALPLTHLNNAMRKVAFEGAGLADVTHQLLILLIWFVIVYAVAIKTFKWE, encoded by the coding sequence ATGAACCAAAAGAAATATAGCAATACAAAAGCAACCCTGGCTATTGCCAAAGCAAGTTTTAGGGCCATACTGCGCAGCCCGTCGGCGGTGGTGTTTACGTTGGCCTTCCCTTTAATATTTATAGTGGTATTTGCCAATATTGGCGGCGGAGCCCCTTCGGTTGATGTTGGCGTAGCCAAAGGTTGCGATACTGCAGGAAAGGTTTATCAGCAACTCAAACAGCGACAGTTGATAAATTTCATAACAGATCAGTCGACAGATGATATGAACAAGAACCTGGCTAAAGGGCAAATAGATGCTATTATAGATATTAAACCGCTGGTGCCTATGCAGCCTTTGAATATCAAGATACAATACAGCCAGGCTTCAAATAAAGGAGGCATTTTAAAATCGATATTGAACAATATTTCCTACAATGCGCAGCTGGCCGAAATAGCCAAAATACAATCCGTATCGGGCTTTAAAATACCCGAGGCAGTGCACCTGGAAGAAACTACCGTATCCGGCCGCGCGTATAAATACATCGATTTTATTTTACCGGGCCAGTTAGGTTTTTCTATCCTGAGCAGCGGCGTTTTTGGTACTGCCTTTGTTTTCCTGAGTTTGCGTTTAACATTGGTTATCAAACGTTTTTTTGCAACGCCTGTTAAACGGTCGAGCATTGTGCTGGGCGAGGCCTTGGCCCGGATAACCTTCTCTTTACTGGGGGCGTTGTTCATTATTTTAGTTGGCCATTACCTGTTTGGCTTTACACTTATCCACGGGGTTATCACGGTAGTAAATATGCTGGTGCTCTCGGCTTTCGGGCTCATTATATTTATGGGCTTTGGTTTCATCATTTCGGGCATCGCCAAAAACGAGGGTACAGTGCCTCCCCTATCCAATATTATTACCATGCCGCAGTTTTTACTGTCGGGCACCTTTTTTTCTGTAACAGCTTTCCCAAAATGGCTACAGGTAATCAGTAATGCTTTGCCTTTAACACACTTAAACAATGCCATGCGCAAGGTGGCTTTTGAGGGCGCAGGCCTGGCAGATGTAACACACCAGCTCCTGATCCTTTTAATTTGGTTTGTTATTGTATATGCTGTGGCTATTAAAACTTTTAAGTGGGAATAA